From one Eucalyptus grandis isolate ANBG69807.140 chromosome 9, ASM1654582v1, whole genome shotgun sequence genomic stretch:
- the LOC104418831 gene encoding cyclase-associated protein 1, with amino-acid sequence MEEKLVQRLEAAVARLEAVSAARGVPAAAGDDGGDALAATDPAILAFDDLMAQYVARVSSAAEKIGGRVLDVTKVVGEAFSAQKELLIQIKQTQKPDLAGLGEFLKPLNEVIMKANALTEGRRSDFFNHLKAAADSLAALAWIAYTGKDCGMSMPIAHVEESWQMAEFYNNKVLVEYRNKDPDHVEWAKALKELYLPGLREYVKAFYPLGPVWSPNGKVATPAVSKAPAKSAPAPAPPPPPPASLFSSDSPQASSSRPKQGMAAVFQEINSGKPVTSGLRKVTADMKTKNRTDRTGVVGAGEKECRTASPSFSKAGPPKLELLMGRKWAVENQIGKKNLVIDDCDSKQTVYVFGCKDSVLQIQGKVNNITVDKCTKMGIVFTDVVAACEIVNCNGVEVQCQGSAPTISVDNTAGCQLYLSKDSLGASITTAKSSEINVLVPGAEPDSDWAEHSLPQQYIHAYKDGQFVTTPVSHSGG; translated from the exons ATGGAGGAGAAGCTGGTACAGCGGCTGGAAGCGGCGGTCGCGCGCCTCGAGGCGGTGTCCGCCGCCCGGGGTGTTCCCGCCGCGGCGGGGGACGACGGCGGGGACGCGCTGGCCGCGACGGATCCGGCGATCCTGGCCTTCGACGATCTGATGGCGCAGTACGTGGCTAGGGTTTCGAGCGCGGCGGAGAAGATCGGGGGGCGGGTGCTGGACGTCACCAAGGTCGTTGGGGAAGCGTTCAGCGCCCAGAAGGAGCTTCTCATCCAAATCAAGCAGACGCAG AAACCTGACCTTGCAGGTTTGGGCGAGTTTCTTAAGCCACTAAATGAAGTAATCATGAAAGCAAATGCATTGACTGAGGGAAGGCGATCTGATTTCTTTAATCACTTGAAAGCTGCTGCTGACAGTCTCGCCGCATTAGCATGGATTGCATACACAGGCAAAGATTGTG GTATGAGCATGCCAATTGCCCATGTGGAGGAAAGTTGGCAAATGGCAGAGTTCTACAACAACAAG GTACTGGTGGAGTACAGGAACAAGGACCCAGATCATGTGGAATGGGCAAAAGCTCTGAAAGAACTCTATTTGCCAGGTTTAAGGGAATATGTGAAAGCTTTTTACCCATTGGGTCCAGTGTGGAGTCCTAATGGAAAAGTAGCCACTCCTGCTGTGTCAAAAGCTCCAGCAAAAAGTGCGCCTGCACCtgcccctcctcctcccccaccAGCATCGCTCTTCAGTTCTGACTCTCCACAAGCTTCATCATCTCGCCCGAAGCAGGGAATGGCTGCTGTTTTCCAGGAAATTAATTCGGGGAAGCCTGTAACTTCTG GGCTAAGAAAGGTCACGGCTGATATGAAGACAAAGAACCGTACTGATAGAACTGGAGTTGTTGGTGCTGGTGAAAAAGAATGTCGTACTGCTTCACCATCTTTTTCAAAAGCTGGACCTCCTAAATTAGAGCTACTAATGGGTCGGAA ATGGGctgttgaaaatcaaattggaaagaaaaacttggtTATTGATGACTGTGATTCAAAACAGACTGTctatgtgtttggatgcaaagaTTCTGTCTTGCAGATTCAAG GGAAAGTTAACAACATAACTGTTGACAAGTGCACTAAAATGGGAATTGTTTTTACG GATGTCGTTGCTGCTTGTGAGATTGTGAACTGCAATGGTGTTGAAGTGCAATGTCAG GGATCAGCTCCAACAATATCTGTGGATAACACTGCTGGCTGCCAGTTGTACTTGAGCAAAGATTCCTTGGGTGCATCCATAACAACAGCTAAGTCGAGCGAGATCAATGTTTTAGTACCTGGTGCTGAGCCTGACAGTGACTGG GCGGAGCATTCTTTGCCGCAGCAGTACATACATGCATATAAAGATGGGCAGTTTGTGACTACTCCAGTCTCTCACTCTGGCGGGTAA